In the genome of Kwoniella newhampshirensis strain CBS 13917 chromosome 10 map unlocalized Ctg15, whole genome shotgun sequence, the window CGGCGCAGAGTTATGAGGGATTCGGAAAGCTTGAGAAAGTTTGCAGTCCAGCTGCCGGGTGAAAATATAGGAGAGAGGCGATGCAGAGCAGAGCACTCGTTGAGCAGCAGAAGGGGCTGCGGGGCGCCCCTAGGTACTAAGGATTTTCAATCTATACATTTGGTCTGCGCCCGATATGGACCAGCTATAGGCTTGCTTTTGCGGCATAGCAGGCGAGAGTCAGCCGAGTGCTGCAAGACAGATGGCCACGTGATTGAGGCTTTGAGGTGCCGCGGGTCAGCAATGGATCAGCATTGATCCACAGGCCTTGATCGTGGCAAGAAACGACTCGTGAAGGGATCTGCTAGCGAGATGTAGCATTTAGGTATGCAAGTCCTGTCGTGTCAAGGAGGTTGTGAGCAACACGTTGACAAATGTATTGCATCTTCAAAAGACTATTCAAAAAGCTGAGAAGATATGTTTACTGAGCCTTGGCGTCAACGGCGGCGATGTAAGCAACAAGGTCACAAACTCGTCGAGAGTAACCGTACTCGTTGTCGTACTATGAGAAGGGATTAGCGGTGCGCCCCTGGCGTcatgaggagagagactCACCCAAGAGACGAGCTTGACGAAGTTGGCGTTCAAAGCGATACCGGCCTTGGCgtcgaagatggaggacTCAGTGGAACCGACGAAGTCAGTGGAGacgacatcatcttcgGTGTAACTGTAAAAGGGTTAGACGGATCCAGGATAATGAATGACCCACTTACCCCAAAATACCCTTCAACTCGGGGCTCTCAGAAGCCTTCTTGATGACGGCCTTGATCTCATCGTAAGAAGCGCCCTTCTCAATTCGAGCAACAAGGTCGACGACAGAGACATCGGAAGTGGGAACTCGGAAGGACAAACCGGTGAGCTTGCCGTTGAGCTCGGGGATGACCTTTCCGACGGCCTTGGCGGCACCGGTAGAAGAGGGGATGATGTTGGCGGCAgcacctcgaccacctcgcCAGTCCTCTAGAAGCTCAGATGATCAGCGGCTGCAGGAATTGGATCGATATGTAGCTTGCTTACTGTGGGAAGGACCATCGACAGTCTTCTGGGTGGCAGTAGTAGCGTGGATGGTGCTCATGAGACCCTCAATGATGGTGAACTGAGGGTGGATTAGTGAAAATCAGAATTTCATGATACAGACTACGCACGTTGTCGTGAATGACCTTAGCGAGGGGAGCAAGACAGTTGGTGGTACAAGAAGCGTTGGAGATGATCTTGTACTCGGACTTGTACTTGTCGAGGTTGACACCGCAGACGAACCTGTAAAGACTTGTTAGAGCGGCGTTCCCGATCCGGTATTCGcctccactcacatagGGGCATCGGCAGAGGGggcagagatgatgaccTTCTTGGCACCACCCTTGATGTGGGCAGTAGCCGagtcgatggtggtgaagaCACCCGTGGACTCGACAACGTAGTCGGCACCGGCCTCACCCCACTTGATGTTGGAGGGGTCCTTCTCACCGAAGACGGTGATGCTCTTGCCGTTGATGACGAGCTTGCCGTCCTTGCTGGAGACATCGCCCTTGAATCGACCGTGGGTAGAGTCGTACTTGAACATGTAGACCTGCAAGGCCGTTAGTGACGACTTGGGAACTGGAGCGGGAGAAGCGTACCATGTAgccgaggtcgatgaaGGGGCTGATGATTTGTCAGCATGTTGGGCGGGATGGCCTCGATTTTCATGTCAAGAATACTCACTCGTTGATGGCGACGACCTCGAGGTCACCATGCTCGATGGCGTTCCTACGAGGAGGGGTcagtgatgaagatgatgaatgtGAAGGCGGAAGACATACCTGAGGACGATTCGACCGATACGTCCTGCGGGATGAAGTCGGTCATCATTCGTTGAAGCCATTGACCGTTATGCGACACGCAACTCACCGAAACCGTTGATACCGACTTGAGTGACCATTTTGTATCTGTTTGTGATTTGTTTTTTTGTTTGTGAtttgagaagaggaggcgatgaaagtggaagagatgaggattTGTACtgtgaagagaagaaaggagaaaaaCGTCGAGTCGTGGGAGGTTTTGGTTTGTTGGAGTCTAGTCACTCTGTGGTGGGTGGTTGGTTTTTGGGTGgtggggtggtggtggtgatgcGGCATATGTCTCCCCATTTTCCCATGGTCGTAACAGAGTAACAAGTGGACCCTGAgtcatcttccccttgaaTCATTTTGGCGTTGGGACCACAGCGGCATTAAGATTGGGAAACAATTCACTATTTCCGTCACCGTATCTAAAATTGCCCCTCATTTTTACATCGAACCAAGATGTCACGTGTGAGGATCCTCTGGTGAGGGGGTAAGGAAAAGTCTTGGCGGCTAGTTACGCATCCTTTGATCAATTTTCCCACGGGTGCGACCTCGGCGCCCGTGACAAAACAGAGAAACGGCCACCACCGTCGGACTTTTCCCAtctgatgaagaagacgcGTCGGTGCCCGAAGTGGGACGTAGGATTAAATGCGGAGGTGAGGGGGGGGAGTCACAAAAGCAGGCTCTTTGGCCGGAAATGCCCCATATCAGGACTAGTGTGGATCAACGACTTCATAACTTTAGTACACGACGGTATTAAATCACTCTGCGCATGAAGATAAAACTGGAAAAATGCTTCGGGGGGATCTTCCAGAAAAGTCTCTGACAACTTCTATTCTCCTGTGAGAGCAATGCCCTCCCTCCTGTGTAGCTAGAGAACAGCTGTGCCTTCGAGTACgagtgaaggagagattAGTCCGAGCGGGAGAAATACATCTGGGATCCTAGATCACTTGGAATAGAAAAAGAAAACGTCATAACCCGTGCTTTTCTCATGTTCCCTGCGCTCTGATGCCACAGATTCGCAAGTTATGTTTTTCCGATCAGGATCCTGTTCTAGTGCCACCGCGTCATCTACTTCCCTCTGCGATCACAGCTGCTGTATTTGGACAGATCTTACGCTATCTACCCTGATCATCGCCGTGATCGTTATCTTTCCATGCACGTTGCTCTGCTTCGCCGTCGTACCAGAGGGCTCGTTCTCACAGCCGATCTGGACCAGCCGGTGACGGTGCGATGCCGTTGCTTGCCGCTAAAATTGGCTCATGTCCGCGTCGCCTCGGTCCCAGATCCTTTTTTtttcccctttctccctcgtcttctcccgGTCTAATTTCGAATCGAGTCTCGGACTGAACGAGCCAGACAGCTGTCGATACCTATATACACAcacatatatatataccTGCTTTACCTCTCGTACCTACCGTTCGTCCCTCTTCACAAAAATAACCTCTCACTTTTGCATCcaagaaaaagaaaacaAAAGAAAATCAGCATGTCTGTTCAATTCGCCAACACTGCCACTTTCACCGCCGACGGTGTGTTATTTGACATGGTGAGCGGCACTTGTTTGGCATTCTACAGTGCAATTGTGACTGACCTCTCTTCAGGACGGTACTCTCACCGATTCCATCGCAGCTGTCGAGGCAGCCTGGACAGCCAAGGCTAACGAGCTCGGTCTCGAGCCCGAAGCTGTCATCAAGGCGACTCACGGACGACGAGCGAGTGACAACCTCATGGAGCTTGTGCCCGGACTCAGAAAAGAGCACGTTGAGCGAGAGGTTGACAGTGAGTGCAACCAACATTCTGCAGTCGTAAGCTGACATTGCCCAGAATTCGAAAGGTCCATCCTTGCCTTTGCCGATACACCGCCTGAGTCGCGAAAgtcctctttctcctctgcccGATCCGCGCGCGGATCAATATCCTCTTCGCGATCGCCCATGACTCCCCTTACGCCGAACAGCGCCGCCTCTGATATCACCCGACATCCCTCTTTCCGATTCACCACTTCAGACACCCTCAACTTTACAAATTACAAATTGTCGCAGACCATTGAGGAAGCTGCGATCGAGGACGATTCTCCGTTCGAAGACGAGCAGGAGGAAAACGAGAAGATTGTCGACATGAGCGTCAGGATTCTCCCTGGAGTCCGAGACTTGATCAATTCCCTGCCTGAGGGGAAATACGCGGTCGCGACGTCTGGCGCCAAGACTTATTGCCATGGTTGCCTTAGTCGTACTGGGTGAGTTGACCCTTGAAAAACAATGTGTTTCCGTGCTTATTCCTGGCCTTCTATAGAATCACCATCCCCAAAGTTTGTGTGACCGCCGACGActctcgacttcttcgaggAAAGCCTTTCCCCGaccccttccttcttgctgCTTCTGACCTTGGCATCGACCCGACGCGTGCCGTTGTCTTCGAAGATTCGCCTTCTGGAATCAAGGCCGGTGTCGCTTCCGGAGCCACTGTCATTGCTGTCTGCACATCACACAAGCGACACCAGATCGACAGCATTGGTGCTCATTACGTTGTCGACACGTTGGACCAGGTCAAAGTCAACCACCTCGAGAACGGTCAATTGCagttcatcatctctcactAGATTGCTAGACATGTATCGATTCGACCTAGATGTAGCCTTTAGATAGTCGTAGTTAGTACTGCTGCATCGTGCCTATGCATTTGTATCCGAAAGCATGTCAGGTCGAATGGATATAACACACAAGTTGAACCCGGTTCATTCCTCACCATCATACGCGACATATCATTCCCATCTTGTAATGTTCGAGATGGCTGACGGCTTCTTTTTCGAGACGCCTCGAGTATATATATGTACACAGATGCAGACGTAAATGCATCGACGCCGTCAATCCCAATCTATCCAATCCCCACTCGCACCATGGCCCCTCAACTCTCCCGACGCGGTTGCGCGTATCATCTCGGAAATACCGTGAGTGAGGACCGGCACTGCCACAGAGCTCGCTGACTGTTCGCAGAGTGGAAAGACGTACGATTCAGATGGCAATGTCTGCGCGGCACTGGCGCCAGACGACAAGGTCGCGCTCGCCGTTGTACTTGGCGTTTGTGAGTGCTGATCATGGGTGTCGCGCTCTCCTGCTGACTCGTGGACTCAGGTGGCGTGGTACTTGTCATCCTCGCGGGAATCTACACCCGTCGTTGGTACAGAGCTCGAGACAAATCGTCCCAAGCAAAGATGGATCGCCCGATGTCAAGCATTGGATCCCCATTGATCCCACGCCGGCCGCAACTATCCCTCTCGCGTCAATCGTCCTTGCAGCCCACCTCTCCGCTCTCCGCTTCCTCGTCTGAAATGCACGGAAGCGACTCCGGTTCATCATCCGCCTCACCATCCCTGTACTCGCCTTATTCTCCCAACCCTGAGAATTTCCACTTCCCCATCCTTTCCGCTGATGgtcacctccttcccccGCCACCCGCCTCGGTGCGCTCTTTGGTGGAGGTTCCAATTGAGCCAGTAACTCGTCCACTTCCTGCAGCCCCGCTGTCCCCTGCGCCCCTTCTCGCACCAGTCCCAAAGACCACTCAACGATGGAGTTACAGTCCGGTATCTGAGGGGCACGGCCTGTTATCCGGCGTCGAGGTTCGCGGCGACGGCTCCGTGGAAGTGCTACGAGACGACTACGACATCGAGACGACGGCGAATATCATGTCTTCGCCGACCGTTTCGCGAGTTCCCCACCACATGTACGAACCGCAACAGGCGTCCTATCATCagaccttctcgaccgaAGGGGATGACTTGTCTCTATACGACTACGTGTCAGACGAAGGATACAAACGATACTGAATGTGCAAATCCGGAGGATGGGTTGAGCAGATACATAAGGTGCCCGCCGGATTACGACATGTATGCTTGTAACTATATGATGCGATGGGGAGACAACGGAGACCCAAAAGATGCTATGATGTATTACTGGTACAACCTTACTATTATATATTTCAGTCGGATAGAGCGTTTTGCGCTTGGAgttgagagaagagatccTACCAGTCAGCTCATGTTGCATCTCGCAACGTACCTCCGCAGTGTGATTTCCGTCTGGCAACTCGGATAGGCCATTCTCGAACAAGATGAAGTTGACCAAGCGTTCCATCTGATCTTGGGTAATTGTCGTCGAACCTGGCGGCACGGCGGGTGCTGCGCGATTAGCCACAAGTCCAGGCACACTAGACTTACCCCTGATCTTCGGTTTGAGGAACTCATGATGCAACAATTCCGATATGGTCAAGCGATGCTCCTTTCGGTACGACAGGCATCTTTGCATCGAATCGATGGCAGCGGGGCTGACTGCGACAGCCAGGGTCGCAGGATTGATCGGATGGCCATCCAGACCTACACCGACCGCGGTTTTCGGGACCGCCATCTCAGGATaggtgatgatgtgatTCGGGTCCGCGATGACACCCATCCTAGCGAGCGGTCCGCCACCGATATGTTGGAAAGGAGGACTGCCATAGATCATCTGGTACAGGATACAACCCAGTGACCAGACGTCGCTCGGATATGAAAGCTGGAACATTAGCTTGATTGGGATAGGTCTCACCCACCTTTAACACCTTTTGATTGTTCATTCGCTGGATCGCTTCTGGAGACATATAATTGACCGTGCCAATCTGAAATCAGCTCGGTACTGAAGGTCTTGCTCACCTGTTGATCTCTTTGAATGTTTACCGTGTCATTCGCAACGGCTTTCGCAATGCCAAAGTCGATGATTTTCAACCGCCCCTTAACCAAGACGAAATTTGCCGGTTTGAGATCCGTGTGCACAACATTTTCTTTGTGTACCGCCTGGACGGCTTCCAGCATCTACCCGTTAGTCATAGCTACGGGTTGctttccactcacctgttcCCAGTAGAGCCCTACAAAGTTCATATTGATTGCCTTGCCTCTTTGCTCGTCCAGCAGCGCTGCAAAGTCGATCTCGCCACATTCCATGACCTACGTATCAGCGAGGCCAGACAGgtatgactcaccatcaagaGCCTATGCGGTCTATTTGGTTGACTGAATGTGATCTGATGGTCAATGAGCTGGATGACTCGATCGTGGCCTCGAAGTCGCTTGAGCAATTCGATTTCGTTAGTGTAGCTTTGGTAAGTTTCCGAGTCGGCCCGGTCAAGCTGGACCACTTTCAGCGCGTAGATCACTCGTTTCTTGGGTGGTGCCGAGTACAAAACGGAATATACGGTGGACGAACCACCTTTTCCCAACCGTTGAAGCCGTTCGTAAGCCACGCCGTTAACCTGAGAGGGGTCAGTCTGTGTAAGTCGGTCACTCAATCATGACGCACCAGAAATGACGCTCGCGTGGTGTTGACGGCCTGCACGGGTATTGGAGCAGATGGTTCGACAGGTTGCGCAGGCGCAGTCACAGCGTAGACGGCTGAAGCTTGAGGTGCGGGGCGAGGCTCGACAGCTGGTGCGGGTCGACCGGCCCGCAGATTAGCAGGGGGGGGACTGACTCGTGTctgaggtggagatggggatCGTCGAGGCATTGGTCTAGCATATCGATCCGGGTTGATGTCCATGGACTCTAGTGTGCGAGTCACTGGTCGGGTTTCTCGTTCTGGTCGCCGGCTGAAAGGTCTGAACGGTTTGTCTTCGGCAGGATCTAGGGAAACTGATCGGGGCGATTCTCGTCTGTACTCGGAAGTATGTCGAGGCGCCTCGCCCTCTTCAAGGATCGTCGTATGCAGAATGGAGCGTTGCAATGGCGGACTCATTCGCCGTGGCCGATGATCGGATCGGGTATCATGGGGGGGCGATAGGGGAAGGTCGTGTGTCGGTGAAGATTGGCGTGGTGGGGAATCTGATTGTTAGCCAGCCTACGCCTGGTTTGCACCCACCAATCAGGACTGGACTACTCCGTTGCACTCCATCGgtttcttcgctttctgCACTTGCAACGACTCTGCGTGCCGGTCCTCCGAATTTGGATAGGCCGCCTAGCCGCCTCCCTGTGGACCTCGCCGCGGATGAAAGGGTTCTGTCAGTGATCCCCGGAGTGACAAAATGTGAACGGCTCGTGACCGTGGATTCCGAggggatggaggatgatgacgaggtgtGGGTAAGCAAGGGCCGTAACGTCGCTGTATGTGAAGTGCTGGCCGACATCTAGCGAGTCAGCGCGAATGTGGTCACCAGACTTACCATTGACGTCTCTGCAGTGGCGGCCGTCATATCATCTGCATCTGGCTTCTGCCTCGATAGAGGAGCTGAGACCACCCGCTGGAATCTGCGACCACCATACATCCTGCCCgatcctccacttccacctgaATCAGTGTTGTGTGACTGTATTGCATATTCACGCATTGAGACACCGCTTCCCGGGGGTGTCGGGACGAGggacgaagctgacgcTGTCGATGCGTCCGTCAAAGATGCAAGGTGTGCTGAGGATAACGAAGATCGAGCTGAATGGGAGAGCCGAGGCGGAggggtcgaggaggaaggcggcGACGCTAGACTAGATGTCCCACTCTTGATCGACATCGAGGCTATAAGTCTTGAGGCTTGGTCTGTTTCTGACTTGGTCGTGATGCTGTTGCCCGATTTGGCCTCCTTGTCTAATGCCCAATCAAAATTGAAGCTTGGGATGTCAATCTCCACCGACACATCGTCCACTCCTTCGGGCCACACGTCTTTGACGGTACTGGACATGACTTGCGGAGTGAGTGAAGGGAGGTTGTTGTATGCTATGTTGTAGTCTGACTGCAGCAAAGCCATGCTTGTAGCATGGGAAAGAGTGCGTGGGTGTTCGTGTATGAAGCAGAGCAAGCGGAtggggaaggaaagaaaagaaagaagacaGACGcgtgagtgagagagagagatgcgaGAGTGGTTTGTTTACGTCTCCAAAGTTGATTTTCCTGAAATGTGGCACTTTTTCATTTTCCTCTCACAGATTCATTTCGTTTCAttgacttcttcttcaccctcccctcttctccatctccaccccTGTCTCTACTGAATACGAGAACTGTCCTTATTACTGACAGCGTCTGATCCATCCCTTGTTCGAACCAGATCGGAATCAGGTCAGATCGCATTTGCTTTCTATGTGTGTGGGAATATATcaaaaggaggaggggaaaCGGGTTCGAGATGGTGCCTACCAAGAACGGAAAATGCAGCACCATGGACAGAACAAAACTAAAATATTGGAGGAAAACTGGTTGAGACTTGACACAGGATGGTATGAGCGAAACGTGGATAGTTGGTCGTTTGATATTTGCTTCGTGGATATGCGGATTGGGTATCGACTATGACGATGTGGAATACAGGAAGCTGTGAGGTTAGCGAGGGTACTGGAGTACAGGACGTACAGGTTGTTTGTGGCCGCGATCTGCAGAGGATGTCAGCATGCTTCGTGACATAAGGAAGGTCAAACGACTCACAGCGATGGTATTCTCCTTCGGGTGCCAGCTGGCATGTAGCTGTGCAATGTCAGCGGTGGTCCTTTACGGGTACTCACAATCTTCTTCGCAAAATCGATTCCTTCCGTTTGCAgaccctccttctttcctggAGCTTTTCCACGGGCGCCGccaatcttcttcgctttgaAGGCTGACTTGTCCGCTTGTAACACGACGTCATTGTCTCCGTTGA includes:
- a CDS encoding glyceraldehyde-3-phosphate dehydrogenase gives rise to the protein MVTQVGINGFGRIGRIVLRNAIEHGDLEVVAINDPFIDLGYMVYMFKYDSTHGRFKGDVSSKDGKLVINGKSITVFGEKDPSNIKWGEAGADYVVESTGVFTTIDSATAHIKGGAKKVIISAPSADAPMFVCGVNLDKYKSEYKIISNASCTTNCLAPLAKVIHDNFTIIEGLMSTIHATTATQKTVDGPSHKDWRGGRGAAANIIPSSTGAAKAVGKVIPELNGKLTGLSFRVPTSDVSVVDLVARIEKGASYDEIKAVIKKASESPELKGILGYTEDDVVSTDFVGSTESSIFDAKAGIALNANFVKLVSWYDNEYGYSRRVCDLVAYIAAVDAKAQ